The Rhizobium leguminosarum genome includes a region encoding these proteins:
- the ilvN gene encoding acetolactate synthase small subunit: MNAHLQPTGSAYFISPETAAVESHTLSVLVDNEPGVLARVIGLFSGRGYNIESLTVSETEHQAHLSRITVVTRGTPQVLEQIKAQLERIVPVHRVVDLTVRARELGQDRPIEREVALVKVIGEGEMRAETLRLADAFHAKVVDATVGHFILEITGKSSKIDQFVAIMKPLGLIEVCRTGIAAMNRGVQGM; this comes from the coding sequence ATGAACGCACACCTACAGCCCACGGGCTCCGCCTATTTCATCTCGCCGGAAACGGCGGCGGTCGAAAGCCACACGCTTTCGGTTCTCGTCGACAACGAACCGGGCGTTCTTGCCCGGGTCATCGGCCTGTTTTCCGGCCGCGGCTACAATATCGAGAGCCTGACGGTCTCCGAGACCGAGCATCAGGCGCATCTTTCCCGCATCACCGTCGTCACACGCGGCACGCCGCAGGTGCTGGAACAGATCAAGGCGCAGCTCGAGCGCATCGTGCCGGTGCATCGCGTCGTCGACCTGACGGTGCGCGCCCGCGAACTCGGCCAGGATCGCCCGATCGAGCGCGAAGTGGCGCTGGTCAAGGTGATCGGCGAGGGCGAGATGCGCGCCGAGACCCTGCGTCTTGCCGATGCCTTCCATGCCAAGGTGGTGGATGCGACGGTCGGCCACTTCATTCTGGAGATCACCGGCAAATCATCGAAGATCGATCAGTTCGTGGCGATCATGAAGCCGCTCGGCCTCATCGAGGTGTGCCGTACCGGCATTGCGGCGATGAATCGCGGCGTGCAGGGCATGTAA
- a CDS encoding acetolactate synthase 3 large subunit: protein MSTDNQAAGNRMTGAEIVLKALKDNGVEHIFGYPGGAVLPIYDEIFQQEDVKHILVRHEQGAGHAAEGYARSTGKVGVMLVTSGPGATNAVTPLQDALMDSIPLVCLTGQVPTPLIGSDAFQECDTVGITRPCTKHNWLVKDVNQLAAVIHEAFRIAQSGRPGPVVVDIPKDVQFATGAYTPPADYAIQKSYQPKIQGDLNQIHAAIELMANARRPIIYSGGGVINSGPEASKLLRELVELTDFPITSTLMGLGAYPASGKNWLKMLGMHGSYEANMAMHDCDVMVCIGARFDDRITGRLNAFSPNSKKIHIDIDPSSINKNVRVDIGIRGDVGHVLEDMVRLWRALPKKPEKGRLDDWWSDIARWRARNSFAYTKSNDVIMPQYALERLFAHTKDRDTYITTEVGQHQMWAAQFFGFEQPNRWMTSGGLGTMGYGLPAALGVQIAHPDSLVIDIAGDASIQMCIQEMSAAIQHDAPIKIFIMNNQYMGMVRQWQQLLHGNRLSNSYTEAMPDFVKLAEAYGAVGLRCEKPDALDDTILEMIEVRKPVIFDCRVANLANCFPMIPSGKAHNEMLLPDEATDEAVANAIDAKGRALV, encoded by the coding sequence ATGAGCACGGACAATCAGGCGGCAGGCAATCGGATGACGGGAGCGGAGATCGTTCTCAAGGCGCTGAAGGACAACGGCGTCGAACATATTTTCGGCTATCCCGGCGGCGCCGTCCTGCCGATCTACGACGAGATCTTCCAGCAGGAGGATGTCAAGCACATCCTCGTCCGCCACGAGCAGGGGGCAGGCCATGCGGCCGAAGGTTACGCCCGCTCCACCGGCAAGGTCGGCGTCATGCTGGTGACCTCTGGCCCGGGCGCCACCAATGCCGTCACGCCGCTGCAGGATGCGCTGATGGATTCGATCCCGCTCGTCTGCCTGACCGGACAGGTTCCGACCCCACTGATCGGCTCCGACGCCTTCCAGGAATGCGATACGGTCGGCATCACCCGGCCCTGCACCAAGCACAACTGGCTGGTGAAGGACGTCAACCAGCTTGCCGCCGTCATTCACGAGGCCTTCCGCATCGCCCAGTCCGGTCGTCCGGGCCCTGTCGTCGTCGATATTCCGAAGGACGTGCAGTTTGCGACCGGCGCCTACACGCCGCCCGCCGATTACGCGATCCAGAAGAGCTACCAGCCGAAGATCCAGGGCGACCTCAACCAGATCCATGCCGCGATCGAACTGATGGCGAATGCGCGCCGTCCGATCATCTATTCCGGCGGCGGCGTCATCAATTCCGGCCCCGAGGCTTCCAAGCTGCTGCGCGAGCTGGTCGAGCTCACCGATTTCCCGATCACCTCGACGCTGATGGGCCTCGGCGCCTATCCTGCTTCAGGCAAGAACTGGCTGAAGATGCTCGGCATGCACGGCTCCTACGAGGCCAACATGGCGATGCACGACTGCGATGTCATGGTCTGCATCGGCGCCCGCTTCGACGATCGCATTACTGGCCGTCTCAATGCCTTTTCGCCGAACTCGAAGAAGATCCATATCGATATCGATCCATCCTCGATCAACAAGAACGTCCGTGTCGATATCGGCATCCGCGGCGATGTCGGCCATGTCCTCGAAGACATGGTCCGCCTGTGGCGGGCGCTGCCGAAGAAGCCGGAAAAGGGCCGCCTGGACGACTGGTGGAGCGATATCGCCCGCTGGCGGGCACGCAACTCCTTCGCCTATACGAAGAGCAATGACGTCATCATGCCGCAATATGCGCTGGAGCGGCTCTTCGCCCACACCAAGGACCGCGATACCTACATCACCACCGAGGTCGGCCAGCACCAGATGTGGGCGGCACAGTTCTTCGGTTTCGAGCAGCCGAACCGCTGGATGACCTCGGGCGGCCTCGGCACGATGGGCTACGGCCTGCCCGCCGCGCTCGGCGTGCAGATCGCCCATCCCGACAGCCTCGTCATCGACATTGCCGGCGACGCCTCGATCCAGATGTGTATCCAGGAAATGTCGGCGGCGATCCAGCACGATGCGCCAATCAAGATCTTCATCATGAACAACCAGTATATGGGCATGGTGCGCCAGTGGCAGCAGCTGCTGCACGGCAACCGCCTATCGAATTCCTATACGGAGGCGATGCCCGATTTCGTCAAGCTGGCGGAAGCCTATGGCGCCGTCGGCCTGCGCTGCGAAAAGCCGGATGCGCTTGATGACACCATTCTGGAGATGATCGAGGTCAGAAAGCCTGTCATCTTCGATTGCCGCGTCGCCAATCTCGCCAATTGCTTCCCGATGATCCCCTCGGGCAAGGCCCATAACGAAATGCTGTTGCCGGACGAAGCCACCGACGAAGCGGTCGCCAATGCGATCGACGCCAAGGGCCGCGCGCTCGTCTGA
- a CDS encoding ATP-binding protein, with amino-acid sequence MLNNDLRMSGKAGEHDRRDGHTPGNRFLGRVVACSGSRATIAAVAEQGGTDLTELWSVGRLISISVGRNRVVALVYQMNTGSHAWGEGEDNIFKIETELLGEVRVDEDGREEFSTGISRYPYLGAIAHRIRSADLMRIYDAGEGTTAVIGKLTQDESIDAAIHIPSMLSKHFAVVGSTGVGKSTAVSLLLHKAIAADPKLRVLILDPHNEFAAAFPQHAVTIDTDTLDLPFWLMRLEEFAEVVFRGRPPVPEELDMLRDILPEAKRAFRGSDNSLVRRTTEKSSITADTPVPYRMADLLALIDERIGRLEGRSEKPFLRSLKMRLIAAINDPRYHFMFSNNTISDTITETIAQIFRIPGENRPICTFQLAGIPSEVVNSVASVLCRMAFEVALWSDGAIHMLVVCEEAHRYIPSDPSLGFVPTRQAIARIAKEGRKYGVSLGIITQRPGELDQTILSQCSTLFAMRLANDRDQDIIRSAIPNSSISTTSFISSIGNGEAIAFGEAISVPMRMRFSRVDENLLPKATSANSKQSEEDPDTVDLRKIVTRMRAVTVGPDISNFQQNYAASVAGFDEADAADEDIDAKPYAPPTSSVAPLESYRRELLPQTPRLDPATSPAIDPRLDALRREMRRDEPVFPRPAPPADQPAVSRREPGTSLRESILKKPLSSLYNKD; translated from the coding sequence TTGCTCAACAACGACTTGCGCATGTCTGGCAAGGCAGGCGAGCATGATCGCCGCGATGGCCATACGCCCGGGAATCGCTTTCTCGGCCGCGTCGTTGCATGCAGCGGTTCGCGGGCGACGATTGCCGCCGTCGCCGAACAGGGCGGCACCGATCTGACCGAACTCTGGTCCGTGGGGCGGTTGATTTCGATCAGCGTCGGCCGCAACCGCGTCGTTGCCCTCGTCTATCAGATGAACACCGGCAGCCATGCCTGGGGCGAAGGCGAAGACAATATTTTCAAGATCGAGACCGAGCTCCTCGGCGAAGTCCGTGTCGACGAGGACGGGCGCGAGGAATTCTCGACCGGCATCTCGCGTTATCCCTATCTCGGCGCCATCGCGCACCGCATCCGATCGGCCGACCTGATGCGCATCTACGATGCCGGCGAAGGTACGACCGCCGTCATCGGCAAGCTGACGCAGGACGAAAGCATCGATGCGGCGATCCACATCCCCTCGATGCTCTCCAAGCATTTCGCCGTCGTCGGCTCGACCGGCGTCGGCAAGTCGACGGCCGTGTCGCTGCTCCTGCACAAGGCGATCGCGGCGGACCCGAAGCTGCGCGTCCTGATCCTTGATCCGCATAACGAATTCGCCGCCGCCTTTCCTCAGCACGCCGTCACCATCGATACCGATACGCTTGATCTGCCCTTCTGGCTGATGCGGCTTGAGGAGTTCGCCGAAGTCGTCTTTCGCGGCCGCCCGCCGGTGCCCGAAGAGCTCGATATGCTGCGCGATATCCTGCCGGAAGCCAAGCGCGCCTTCCGCGGCAGCGACAATTCGCTGGTGCGCCGCACGACGGAAAAGAGTTCGATTACCGCCGACACGCCGGTTCCCTACCGCATGGCCGATCTGCTGGCGCTGATCGACGAGCGCATCGGCCGCCTGGAAGGCCGCTCGGAAAAGCCCTTCCTGCGGTCGCTGAAGATGCGCCTCATCGCTGCGATCAACGATCCGCGCTATCACTTCATGTTCTCCAACAACACGATCAGCGACACAATCACCGAAACCATCGCGCAGATCTTCCGCATCCCCGGCGAGAATCGGCCGATCTGCACCTTCCAGCTTGCCGGCATCCCCTCGGAGGTCGTCAATTCGGTCGCCTCCGTACTCTGCCGCATGGCCTTCGAGGTGGCGCTGTGGAGCGACGGCGCCATCCACATGCTCGTCGTCTGCGAGGAAGCTCACCGTTATATCCCCTCCGATCCGAGCCTCGGCTTCGTGCCGACGCGCCAGGCGATCGCCCGCATCGCCAAGGAAGGCCGCAAATACGGCGTCTCGCTCGGCATCATCACGCAGCGGCCGGGCGAACTCGACCAGACGATCCTGTCGCAGTGCTCGACGCTCTTTGCCATGCGCCTCGCCAACGACCGAGATCAGGACATCATCCGCTCGGCCATTCCGAACTCGTCGATCTCGACGACGAGCTTCATCTCCTCGATCGGCAATGGCGAGGCGATCGCCTTTGGCGAGGCGATCAGCGTGCCGATGCGTATGCGTTTTTCCCGCGTCGACGAAAACCTCCTGCCGAAGGCGACCAGCGCCAACAGCAAGCAGAGCGAGGAGGATCCGGATACGGTCGATCTGCGCAAGATCGTCACCCGCATGCGGGCGGTGACCGTCGGACCCGATATTTCGAATTTCCAGCAGAACTATGCCGCGTCGGTGGCAGGTTTCGACGAGGCTGATGCAGCCGACGAGGATATCGACGCGAAGCCCTACGCGCCGCCCACCTCTTCCGTCGCGCCACTCGAATCCTACCGCCGCGAACTGCTGCCGCAAACACCGCGGCTGGACCCCGCCACGTCACCCGCGATCGATCCCCGGTTGGACGCGCTCCGCCGCGAGATGCGCCGCGACGAGCCGGTCTTTCCCCGGCCGGCACCGCCGGCGGACCAGCCCGCCGTCTCCCGCCGGGAGCCAGGCACGTCGCTGCGCGAAAGCATCCTGAAAAAACCGCTGAGCAGCCTCTACAACAAGGATTGA
- a CDS encoding dihydrodipicolinate synthase family protein has protein sequence MSIASPFHGLSAFPPTPADRDGRVDTEALGRLLERLCDADVASIGLLGSTGIYAFLTREERRRTVEAAVECVRGRIPLVVGVGALRTDHARSLARDAEAAGADALLLAPVSYTPLTQDEAYEHFLAVTEAAKLPLCIYNNPGTTHFTFSRELLQRLSDIETIRAVKMPLPADGDFADELAALREKTSLAIGYSGDWGAAEALLSGADAWYSVIGGLLPRVALALTKAAIASGGGEVRRLDGLLEPLWQTFKAFGSLRVVYTLVDLLSLARAELPRPLLPLRPMDRQRVLEAVEPLIALESELKRQSLL, from the coding sequence ATGTCTATCGCTTCTCCATTTCATGGTCTTTCGGCCTTTCCGCCCACGCCCGCCGATAGGGATGGCCGGGTCGACACGGAAGCCCTCGGCCGCCTGCTGGAACGCCTGTGTGATGCAGACGTGGCATCGATAGGCCTTCTCGGCAGCACCGGGATCTATGCCTTTCTCACACGTGAGGAGCGACGGCGAACCGTCGAGGCTGCGGTCGAGTGCGTTCGCGGTCGTATTCCCCTCGTCGTCGGCGTCGGTGCTCTGAGGACAGACCATGCCCGGAGCTTGGCGAGGGATGCCGAGGCCGCCGGTGCAGACGCTCTTCTGCTTGCGCCGGTGTCCTACACGCCGTTGACCCAGGACGAAGCCTATGAGCATTTCCTGGCGGTCACCGAGGCGGCGAAGCTGCCGCTTTGCATCTACAACAATCCCGGCACGACCCACTTCACCTTCAGCCGGGAGCTTCTGCAGCGCCTGTCCGATATCGAGACGATCAGGGCCGTGAAGATGCCTCTGCCTGCTGACGGCGATTTCGCAGACGAGTTGGCGGCATTGCGAGAGAAGACCAGCCTTGCGATCGGCTACAGCGGCGACTGGGGCGCGGCCGAAGCGCTGCTTTCAGGTGCCGACGCCTGGTACAGCGTCATCGGCGGCTTGCTTCCGCGCGTCGCGCTTGCCCTGACCAAGGCCGCGATTGCGAGCGGGGGCGGCGAAGTGCGTCGGCTCGATGGTCTTCTCGAGCCGCTCTGGCAAACGTTCAAGGCGTTCGGAAGCCTTCGCGTGGTCTACACGCTGGTCGACCTTCTCTCACTCGCCAGGGCAGAGCTCCCACGCCCTCTCTTGCCGCTCCGGCCGATGGATCGGCAGCGTGTGCTCGAGGCCGTCGAGCCTCTGATCGCATTGGAGAGCGAGCTGAAGCGTCAATCCTTGTTGTAG
- a CDS encoding LysE family translocator, with translation MQDLLVVYIAYVIAAGSPGPSNMAIMNAAMRQGRRPALALAAGVITMSTCWGLVAVTGISTLLVRYAHALLLLKVVGGLYLLWLAWRAARSAVAPDRPASEVVRAPAQLGALYRRGVLMHLGNPKSVLAWVAIMSLGLKPGASPEMAVTAFGGCVLLGISIFAGYAVLFSTAPMVRGYARARRWIEGSLAVFFAGAGSRLLFSH, from the coding sequence ATGCAGGATCTTCTCGTCGTCTATATCGCTTACGTAATCGCTGCAGGCAGTCCTGGACCAAGCAACATGGCCATCATGAACGCGGCGATGCGACAAGGGCGTCGACCGGCGCTCGCCCTTGCCGCCGGGGTCATAACGATGTCGACCTGCTGGGGGCTGGTGGCGGTTACCGGCATCTCGACACTCCTGGTCCGCTATGCCCATGCGCTGCTGCTGCTCAAGGTCGTAGGCGGGCTGTACCTCCTCTGGCTCGCCTGGAGGGCGGCCCGCTCTGCAGTCGCCCCGGACAGGCCGGCAAGCGAGGTCGTTCGAGCCCCCGCGCAACTCGGCGCGCTCTATCGTCGCGGCGTTCTGATGCATCTCGGCAACCCGAAGTCGGTTCTGGCCTGGGTGGCGATCATGTCGCTCGGCCTCAAGCCGGGCGCTTCGCCGGAGATGGCCGTCACCGCCTTTGGCGGCTGCGTGCTCTTGGGGATCTCGATATTCGCCGGCTATGCCGTGCTCTTCTCCACGGCACCGATGGTGCGCGGCTACGCCCGTGCGCGGCGGTGGATCGAGGGCAGTCTTGCCGTCTTCTTCGCGGGCGCCGGATCGCGCCTTCTGTTCTCACATTGA
- a CDS encoding PLP-dependent aminotransferase family protein, which translates to MSKRRSIIEIPSLNAINRTANVGRQLAQALRNAIARGELRSGERLPSTRSLAASLKIARGTVVEVFDQLTAEGYLEARVGAGTRVAADVIDVTPALAPHPVAPSSADAVDLPSQAARLIAIARALTPHPPVPFAIAVPACGIAPDDNWRRLGNRVRASRQAAPSGYHDPMGLLQLRLAIAGHVRRARAVHCEPEQVIVTSGTQQGLYMAGRVLLSRDDPVWAEDPAYPGLTAVLDDLGVQTHRLPVDAQGMNVERGLELCPQARAAFVTPSHQYPIGMPLSMARRNSLITWADQNRAWIVEDDYDSELRYAGHPFPSMQGLRPSRVIYLGTFSKVLFPSLRLGYVIAPLPLAEAFAGARAILDRHSPTAEQHVLAAYMREGYFEAHIRRIRGLYAERRAVLLSALARALPEGCRVQQSDQGMHILLWLPEEVDDVQLAARALSSGLALRAISPMYATRPARPGLMLGFGGFLPDQLQSAVGELVKLLSQQMSQA; encoded by the coding sequence ATGTCCAAACGGCGCAGCATCATCGAGATACCATCGTTGAACGCGATCAATCGAACGGCCAATGTCGGTCGCCAGCTTGCGCAGGCCCTGCGGAACGCAATCGCCCGCGGTGAGCTGAGGTCGGGAGAACGCCTTCCTTCGACGCGTAGCCTTGCGGCTTCGCTGAAGATCGCGCGCGGCACTGTCGTCGAGGTGTTCGATCAGTTGACCGCCGAAGGCTATCTCGAAGCGCGGGTCGGAGCCGGGACCCGTGTTGCCGCCGATGTGATCGACGTAACGCCGGCGCTCGCGCCTCATCCGGTAGCGCCGTCAAGCGCAGATGCTGTCGACCTGCCTTCTCAGGCTGCCCGGCTGATCGCCATCGCCCGTGCGCTCACCCCTCACCCGCCCGTTCCCTTCGCCATCGCCGTCCCCGCTTGCGGTATTGCGCCCGACGACAACTGGCGCCGTCTCGGCAACCGCGTGCGCGCGTCGCGACAGGCCGCACCTTCGGGTTACCACGACCCCATGGGCTTGCTCCAACTCAGGCTTGCCATTGCCGGCCATGTCCGGCGCGCGCGGGCCGTTCATTGCGAACCGGAACAGGTCATCGTCACGTCAGGCACCCAGCAAGGCCTCTATATGGCGGGCCGGGTCCTTCTCTCGCGTGACGATCCGGTATGGGCCGAGGACCCGGCCTATCCCGGCCTGACGGCGGTGCTCGATGATCTCGGCGTCCAGACGCATCGCCTGCCGGTCGATGCACAGGGAATGAACGTGGAACGCGGCCTTGAGCTATGCCCGCAGGCGCGCGCCGCATTCGTGACCCCGTCGCACCAATATCCGATCGGAATGCCGCTCAGCATGGCTCGGCGCAATTCCTTGATCACCTGGGCCGACCAAAATCGCGCCTGGATCGTCGAAGACGACTACGACAGCGAGCTGCGTTATGCCGGACACCCCTTTCCCTCGATGCAAGGGCTGCGTCCCTCACGCGTCATCTATCTCGGCACGTTCAGCAAGGTGCTCTTTCCCTCCCTGCGCCTCGGCTACGTCATCGCCCCTTTGCCACTCGCGGAAGCCTTTGCCGGCGCCCGCGCCATTCTCGACCGGCATTCGCCGACCGCCGAACAGCACGTTCTGGCGGCCTATATGAGGGAAGGCTATTTCGAAGCGCATATCCGGCGCATCCGCGGCCTCTATGCCGAGCGCCGCGCTGTTCTGCTTTCGGCGCTCGCGCGGGCCTTGCCTGAGGGATGCCGCGTCCAGCAAAGCGACCAGGGCATGCATATTCTTCTATGGCTGCCTGAGGAGGTCGACGACGTGCAACTCGCAGCCCGCGCCCTCTCGTCCGGCCTCGCCCTGCGTGCGATCTCCCCGATGTATGCCACACGGCCGGCGCGCCCCGGCCTGATGCTGGGCTTCGGCGGATTTCTGCCGGACCAGTTGCAGTCGGCGGTTGGCGAACTCGTCAAACTGCTGAGCCAGCAGATGTCTCAAGCATAA
- the miaA gene encoding tRNA (adenosine(37)-N6)-dimethylallyltransferase MiaA: MMENLLSTVNAILITGPTASGKSALAVELARRHDGAVVNADSMQVYDTLRVLTARPSDEEMQGVPHHLYGHVPADAAYSTGAWLRDVTALLPALRAAGRLPVFVGGTGLYFKALTGGLSDMPEVPKALREKLRARLVEEGPDGLYAELAEADPAMAASLNRQDGQRIVRALEVIKATGRSIADFQGRSGPVVIDADGARKIVVLPDRAVLHQRINGRFEKMLQQGAEDEVRALLALDLPAETPVMKAIGVSQITAMLRGEITRDEVLEKGAAATRQYAKRQMTWFRNQMDDSWERLTV, from the coding sequence ATGATGGAAAACCTTCTGAGCACAGTGAACGCGATCCTGATAACCGGGCCGACCGCCAGCGGCAAGTCCGCGCTCGCCGTCGAATTGGCCAGACGCCATGACGGCGCGGTCGTCAACGCCGACAGCATGCAGGTCTACGACACGCTGCGGGTGCTGACCGCGCGCCCGTCGGATGAGGAAATGCAGGGCGTGCCGCATCATCTCTACGGCCACGTGCCGGCGGATGCGGCCTATTCCACCGGCGCCTGGCTGCGCGATGTCACAGCACTGCTGCCGGCGCTGAGGGCCGCAGGGCGGTTGCCGGTCTTCGTCGGCGGCACGGGACTTTATTTCAAGGCGCTGACCGGCGGGCTCTCCGATATGCCGGAGGTACCGAAGGCGCTGCGGGAGAAACTCAGGGCGCGGCTGGTGGAGGAGGGGCCGGACGGGCTCTATGCCGAACTTGCCGAGGCCGATCCCGCCATGGCGGCAAGCCTCAACCGCCAGGACGGGCAGCGGATCGTCCGGGCGCTGGAGGTGATCAAGGCGACGGGACGGTCGATCGCCGATTTCCAGGGCCGGTCGGGGCCGGTGGTGATCGACGCCGATGGGGCCCGTAAGATCGTCGTGCTGCCGGATAGGGCGGTGCTGCATCAGCGCATCAACGGGCGTTTCGAAAAAATGCTGCAGCAAGGCGCGGAAGACGAGGTACGGGCTCTGCTTGCGCTCGATCTGCCGGCCGAGACGCCTGTGATGAAGGCAATCGGCGTGTCGCAAATTACGGCGATGCTGAGGGGTGAGATAACGCGCGACGAGGTACTGGAGAAGGGTGCTGCGGCGACGCGGCAATATGCCAAGCGGCAAATGACATGGTTCCGCAATCAGATGGACGATAGCTGGGAACGGCTGACGGTTTAA
- the serB gene encoding phosphoserine phosphatase SerB encodes MALVATLVANPSNPVLTPEIAEQAAEAVNASGLYWLADGVACDIALRDGTDRQAAEANILAVISSAPIDLVIQEQETRRKKLLIADMDSTMIGQECIDELAAEVGLKEKVATITARAMNGEIAFEPALRERVALLKGLPISVVDEVIAKRITLTPGGPELIATMKSKGHYTALVSGGFTVFTSRIAATLGFDENRANTLLEDGGILSGFVAEPILGKQAKVDALNEISASLGISPEEAIAVGDGANDLGMLHLAGSGVALHAKPAVAAEAQMRINHGDLTALLYIQGYRKTDFRFTIAS; translated from the coding sequence ATGGCCCTCGTTGCCACGCTTGTTGCCAATCCGTCAAATCCCGTGCTGACCCCCGAAATCGCCGAGCAGGCGGCCGAGGCCGTGAACGCTTCCGGTCTCTACTGGCTAGCCGATGGCGTTGCCTGCGACATCGCGCTGCGCGACGGCACCGATAGGCAAGCGGCAGAGGCCAATATCCTTGCCGTCATATCGAGCGCGCCCATCGACCTCGTTATCCAGGAGCAGGAGACCCGCCGCAAGAAGCTGCTGATCGCCGACATGGATTCGACGATGATCGGCCAGGAATGCATCGATGAACTCGCCGCCGAAGTCGGCCTGAAGGAGAAGGTCGCGACCATCACTGCTCGCGCCATGAACGGCGAGATCGCTTTCGAGCCTGCCCTGCGTGAGCGTGTCGCCCTGCTGAAGGGGCTGCCGATATCGGTCGTCGACGAGGTCATTGCCAAGCGCATCACGCTCACCCCGGGCGGGCCGGAACTGATCGCCACCATGAAGTCGAAAGGCCATTACACCGCGCTTGTCTCCGGCGGCTTCACCGTCTTCACCAGCCGCATCGCCGCCACCCTCGGCTTCGACGAGAACCGTGCCAACACGCTGCTCGAAGACGGCGGCATCCTCTCCGGCTTCGTCGCCGAACCGATCCTCGGCAAACAGGCGAAAGTCGATGCGCTGAACGAAATTTCAGCAAGCCTCGGCATTTCGCCGGAAGAAGCGATCGCCGTCGGTGACGGCGCCAACGATCTCGGCATGCTGCACCTTGCCGGCTCCGGCGTCGCCCTCCACGCCAAGCCCGCTGTTGCCGCCGAAGCGCAGATGCGCATCAACCACGGCGACTTGACCGCCCTGCTTTATATCCAGGGTTATCGCAAGACGGATTTTCGCTTCACGATAGCCTCTTGA
- a CDS encoding BrnT family toxin: MERREEPDQQGQACVSFETACLIWNDPQYLPIPDAVYDGEQRWLAIGVVGLVTVLVAVHIILGAEDEETVRVISARKATREKTI, translated from the coding sequence ATGGAACGACGAGAAGAACCGGACCAACAAGGCCAAGCATGCGTATCCTTCGAGACAGCGTGTCTGATCTGGAATGATCCGCAGTATCTTCCCATTCCGGACGCGGTCTATGACGGCGAACAAAGATGGCTGGCGATCGGCGTCGTGGGTTTAGTGACTGTACTGGTTGCCGTCCATATCATCCTCGGTGCCGAGGATGAAGAGACCGTCCGAGTGATCAGCGCTCGAAAGGCGACACGAGAGAAGACGATATGA
- a CDS encoding BrnA antitoxin family protein — translation MSNRPLTDAQLAELRALEKLPEKNIDTGDIPEITGEQWRLARKGNLYRPLKQSVTIRVDADILDWFKSHAGGRGYQTDINAALRTHVARHQKGSG, via the coding sequence ATGAGCAATCGACCCCTAACTGACGCGCAGCTCGCCGAACTTCGGGCACTGGAGAAGCTTCCCGAAAAGAATATCGACACTGGCGACATTCCTGAGATCACCGGCGAACAGTGGCGCCTTGCCCGCAAGGGCAATTTGTACCGGCCGCTGAAGCAATCGGTGACCATCCGCGTAGACGCCGATATCCTAGACTGGTTCAAGAGCCATGCGGGCGGTCGCGGCTACCAGACGGATATCAATGCCGCGCTGCGCACCCACGTCGCCAGGCATCAAAAAGGAAGCGGCTGA